The Rhodothermales bacterium genome includes the window ACCATGCGGTGCGTCAGCAGGCCGGCATGTTTGACGTCAGTCACATGGGTGAAGTCTTTGTATCCGGTCCCAACGCGGAGGCTTTCATCCAGAATCTCGTGACGAATGACGTCACTAAACTCGATGACGGGAAGGCCATGTACACGGTGATGTGCCGTCCTGATGGCGGCATCGTGGATGATCTGCTGGTCTACCGATTCAAGGAGGGCGTGTACCTTCTGGTCATCAATGCCTCGAACATTGAGGGCGATGTCGCCTGGATGCGCGAAAACAACGAGGCAGGCGCCCAGATTGACGACCACTCGTCCGACATCGCCCTCCTGGCTGTGCAGGGACCGAAGGCATTCGAGATCGTATCGGAAATAGCCGGCCAGGACCTGTCCGAGCTGCCGTTCTACAGGTTCATCCGACCCGCTCCCGGCACCTTCCTGGGCTGCGACAAGGTGATTCTGTCGCACACGGGTTACACCGGGGAGAAAGGACTAGAGATTTACGTCGAGGCGGAGTCTTCGCGAAAGGTCTGGGATGCGGTCATGACCGCCGGCGAGAAGCATGGTCTCAAGCCGGCCGGACTGGGCTGTCGAGACACGTTGCGCCTGGAATCAGGCTTCTGTCTCTATGGTAACGACATCACCCTGGACACCAATCCCCTCGAAGCCGGCCTTTCGTGGCTGGTCAAGTTCGATGCGGGCGATTTCGTGGGCAGAGATGTCCTGCTCGCGGTCAAGGAGGCCGGTATGCAGCGACGGCTTGTGGCCTTCGTGATGCAGGAACGCGGCATTCCCCGGTCCGGCTGCGACATCGTGGATGCTGACGGTGTGGTGATCGGCCGGGTGACATCGGGCACGCAGTCGCCGACTCTCGGTCAGGGAATCGGCATGGGCTACGTACCCAACACACCGGAATACCGGTCGCCGGGTAGCGCGATAGGCATTCAGGTTCGCAACCGTGTATTGCAGGCTCAGGTAAAGAAGGCTCCCCTGCACAAGTAGGAGCACCACAAGCAGCCCCCCAACCGTGTTTGCCCACAACATCGAGGTTTTCCTGACCGCCTCCAACATCGCAGATGACGATGTGAGAGGTCGCACCGTTGTGGCCATGGACGTCCTGCGCGCCAGCACGACCATCATCCATGCGCTGGCAGCGGGGGCGCGAGAGGTTATCCCGGTGCCGGATATGGGTGAGGCGGGCCGTATTGCGGCGGCCCTCGATCCGGCGAGCTACGTACTGGGAGGCGAGAAGGACGGCAAGCCCATTGAGGGGTATGGACTCGGCAATTCGCCCCTGGACTACTCGGGCGATGCCGTTTCCGGCAAGACGGTCATCCTCAGCACGACAAACGGCACACCGGCCATCCTCGCGGCCGCGGAGGCCGATGACGTGCTCGTCGGCGGATTTGTGAACATCAACGCAGTGGCGGACGCCGTCCGTGCGCTACAAGCCCCGCTCACCATTGTGTGCGCGGGGTGGAAGAACCGGGTCGCCCTTGAGGACACCATGTGCGCCGGCATGCTCATCGACCTCCTGCTCGAAGGTCACAGTCCGGCAAACCTGGCAGACACCGCCTACATGGCGCTCTGGCAGTACCGCCACGATCAGGATGCGATTGACGTGCCCATCGGCCGCTGCAACCATGCCCGCCGGCTGGAGCAATTGGGCCACGGCGCCGACGTGGCGGAGAGTATCCGCATCGACGCCGTACCCGTGGTGCCACACCTCAGCGAGCGTCGCCTGGTGCCCTGGAGCGCTGCCGATCCCACGCTTTCATCAGGCGAGTCGTCGCCGTAGGTTTCCCGCATGGCATCCACAGTCAAGAAGCGCAGCGCTTCGAAGAAGGCGTCTTCCGGAGACCAGCCATTCGTCACCGGGCAACGCAAGCGTGAGATCCTGGGGCTGATCCTGCTTGTGGTGTCGGCTCTCCTGCTGCTCGCCATTGTGTCCTACGAGCCGCTCGATGACCGACTTGCCCGCCGATTCTCGCTGGATGCCCTGCTGGACCCGGGCGACGATCGGGCCTTGAACGCCTTGGGGCTCACGGGCGCCTGGCTGGCCCGGTTGATGGTACCCCAGTTCCTGGGTTACTGCTCAATTCTGCTTCCGCTGCTGCTGGGCAGTTGGGGCTGGATCTGGTTTCGAAATCGCGTAGCGCTGTACCTGCCGCTGGTAACCTGGCTCGTCCTGGGCGGCGCCGTCTTTCTTTCCACGCTGTTCGGATGGGTCGGGTTGGTCAGCGAGGCGGACATGACGCCTTGGGCAGGGGCCGTCGGCCTCGGTCTGGCGGG containing:
- the gcvT gene encoding glycine cleavage system aminomethyltransferase GcvT — encoded protein: MPTDSDTIGKTPLHGVHLELGARMMPFAGFDMPVHYGSIIDEHHAVRQQAGMFDVSHMGEVFVSGPNAEAFIQNLVTNDVTKLDDGKAMYTVMCRPDGGIVDDLLVYRFKEGVYLLVINASNIEGDVAWMRENNEAGAQIDDHSSDIALLAVQGPKAFEIVSEIAGQDLSELPFYRFIRPAPGTFLGCDKVILSHTGYTGEKGLEIYVEAESSRKVWDAVMTAGEKHGLKPAGLGCRDTLRLESGFCLYGNDITLDTNPLEAGLSWLVKFDAGDFVGRDVLLAVKEAGMQRRLVAFVMQERGIPRSGCDIVDADGVVIGRVTSGTQSPTLGQGIGMGYVPNTPEYRSPGSAIGIQVRNRVLQAQVKKAPLHK
- a CDS encoding 2-phosphosulfolactate phosphatase, which translates into the protein MFAHNIEVFLTASNIADDDVRGRTVVAMDVLRASTTIIHALAAGAREVIPVPDMGEAGRIAAALDPASYVLGGEKDGKPIEGYGLGNSPLDYSGDAVSGKTVILSTTNGTPAILAAAEADDVLVGGFVNINAVADAVRALQAPLTIVCAGWKNRVALEDTMCAGMLIDLLLEGHSPANLADTAYMALWQYRHDQDAIDVPIGRCNHARRLEQLGHGADVAESIRIDAVPVVPHLSERRLVPWSAADPTLSSGESSP